TCAACATGACGAATGTGTGCACCGCGTCCTGCGCGTACTGCTCCTTCCAGCGCAAGCCCGGCGAGAAGGACGCCTACACGATGCGCATCGAGGAGGCCGTCCGCCTCGCCAAGGCGATGGAGAACGAGAACCTCACCGAGCTCCACATCGTCAACGGCCTGCACCCGACCCTCCCCTGGCGCTACTACCCGCGGTCGCTCAAGGCGCTCAAGGAGGCCCTTCCGCAGGTCTCCCTCAAGGCGTTCACCGCCACCGAGATCCACCACTTCGAGAAGATCTCCGGTATGCCCGCCTCGGAGATCCTCGACGAGCTGATCGACGCCGGGCTGGAGTCGCTCACGGGCGGCGGCGCCGAGATCTTCGACTGGGAGATCCGGCAGCACATCGTCGACCACGAGACCCACTGGGAGGACTGGTCGCGCATCCACCGGCTCGCGCACGAGAAGGGGCTCAAGACGCCCTGCACGATGCTCTACGGGCACATCGAGGAGCCCCGCCACCGGGTGGACCACGTGCTGCGCCTGCGTGAGCTCCAGGACGAGACCGGCGGCTTCCAGGTCTTCATCCCGCTGCGCTACCAGCACGACTTCGTGGACATGAAGGACGGCAAGATCCGCAACCGCCTCCAGGCCCGCACCACCATGGCCACCGGCGCGGAGGCGCTGAAGACCTTCGCGGTCTCACGGCTGCTCTTCGACAACGTGCCGCACGTCAAGGTCTTCTGGGTGATGCACGGCGTGCAGACGGCGCAGCTCGCGCTCAACCACGGCGCGGACGACATGGACGGGTCGGTCGTCGAGTACAAGATCACCCACGACGCCGACGACTACGGGACGCCCAACAAGCTCACCCGTGACGACCTGCTCGACCTGATCCGGGACGCCGGGTTCCGGCCGGTTGAGCGGAACACCCGCTACGAGGTCATCCGCGAGTTCGAGGGCCCGGACCCGGCCCGCCGCGAGACCCCGCAGCCGATGCGGGTGTGACCCGTATCGCCCTCCGCCCGGCGGCCGCTGTCTGACGGCCGCCAGGCGGGGCACTCGGGGGCCATGGCCGGTACGAAGAGCCCCGAGGACGCGTACACCGCCGCCCCCTTCGTCCCGGAGGGCGCCGACCTGGGCGCGCTCCGGGAAGCGGCGGCCGGATGCCACGGCTGCCCGCTGCACCGCGACACCACGCAGACCGTCTTCGGCGCCGGGGACCCGGACGCCCGGGTCGTGCTCGTCGGTGAGCAGCCGGGCGACCAGGAGGACCGGCAGGGCAAGCCCTTCGTGGGCCCGGCGGGCAAGGTCCTCGACCGGGCCCTGGACGAGGCCGGGATCGACCCGGACGAGACATACATCACCAACGCGGTCAAGCACTTCAAGTTCACCCACGTCCCCGAGCGCGGCAAACGGCGCATCCACAAGCCGCCGAGCCTGCGCGAGCTCTCCGCCTGCGGGCCCTGGCTGGAGGCCGAGCTGGAGTTGATCGAGCCCGAGGTGGTCGTGGCGCTCGGGGCCACGGCGGGGAAGGCGCTGCTGGGCTCGTCGTTCCGGGTGACCAAGCAGCGCGGCACGCGGCTGGAGGGCGACCCGTCGGGACCGGCGCGCGGCGCCCTGATCGTCCCCACGATCCACCCCTCCGCGGTGCTGCGGGCCGATGACCGGGAGGCGGTGTACGAGGGGCTGGTGGCCGATCTGAGGGTCGCGGCGGAGGTGCTGGGCTGAGCGGCCGGACCGCGGTCGGTGTACGAGACGGCCGGACCGCGGTCGGGTACGAGACCGGCCGGATCGCGGTCGCGTACGGACTCGGGGCGCGCGGGGGCGCTGACAGACCTCCTGGGTATCGTCGATCGCATGCCCCTGCGCTGTGAACTCGACCCCGAGACCACCCCCGAGCTGCTCGACTCCGTCTGCGCCCTCTGGGCCGACGTCTCGAACGCGGGCGGCGCCGTCGGCTTCGTACCGCCCGTGGTCAAGGACGACATACGTCCCGAGCTGATCAAGCACCTCGCCGCGATGACGGAGGGCCGGACCCGTCTGCTCCTCGGCCGCGACGAGGACGGCGCGGTGGCCGCCACCGCCTTCTTCACCTTCAACACCCACCGGCTGATGCGCCACTGGTGCTGGCTCTACACCGTGATGGTGCACCCCTCCCACCAGGGCAAGGGATACGGTCGCGCCCTTATGGCCGCCGCCGAGGACGCCGCGCGCGGTATGGACGGCATCCGGGGGATACGGCTCACCTGCCGCGGCGGCACCGGGGCGGACCTCTTCTACGAGCGGTGCGGCTACAAGGAGGTCGGACGGGTGCCCGGCGCGATCAAGGTCGCGGACGACGACTTCCGGGACGACGTCACCATGTGGCTGCCGCTGAATTGATCAGAAACCGGGCGTGGTTCACTGGGAGGACAGGTTCTCCCGGTGGTGGCCACCGGAAGACCTCGCAGCAGAACTCCCCACAGAACTCCCAGGAGAGAGAGGACGAGTCGTGTCCTTCACGCCGAGCGCCGCGTTCCGCTACACCCTCATGCGCCTGGGAATCTTCGTCGGATCGTTCCTGGCCATCTGGGCCCTGGTCTACTTCCGGGTGCTGCCCTCCGGCCTCGGCAGCTCCAACCTCTTCTGGGTGATGCTGCTCGCGCTGGTCGTCTCCGCGCCGCTCAGCTGGATCGTGCTGCGCAAGCAGCGGGACGCCCTGGCCGTCGAGGTCGCCGAGAAGGTGGACCGCGCCAAGGAGCGGCTGGCGGCGAACCAGAGCCAGGAGGACGGCGTCTGACCGGCGCTGGCCTGTAACCCTCCTCACACCACCCCACACCCTTCACCGACGCCCCCTGGGTCAGTTTCCGCTGGCGCAGGGGGCGTTGATGTCTTTTGCCCCCTCAGACGCCCTCAGTTGCCCTCGGGCATCCTCAGAAGTCAAAGATTTCCTTTGGGTTCCCCAAAGCGGCGGTGTTAACGTACTTGTCATGAAGACAGCAGCCGCGCCCCACATCTCAGCGAGCGTTCCGCTCGTGGCGCGCCTGCACATCGATCTTTGCCGCTGCCTGTCCGCGGCCTGTCGTCGCCGCTGATCCATCTCGCGCACAGCGGCCGGAGATCCCGTACGGACTCCTGGCTTTCTCCCGCTCTCCTACCTCCACCGGAGTGTGTCCGTTGTCGTCCGCCCTCAAGGCGTCCCCCCAGGGGTCGTCGTCCTTCCGCCTGCCCAAGGTGCCCTTCTGGGCGCAGATCCTGCTGGGCCTCGTCCTCGGTGTGGTGCTCGGCTGGATCGCCCGCAGCGGTGACGTCGGCTGGCTGGTCACCACGCTCGACAAGATCGGCACCATCTTCGTCCAGCTGCTGAAGCTGGCCGTCGCCCCGCTGGTGTTCTTCGCGATCCTGATCTCGATCACCAATCTGCGGAACGTCAACAACGCCGCCCGGCTGGCGACCCGTACCCTGCTGTGGTTCATGGCCACCTCGCTCATCGCCGTCGCCATCGGCCTGGCGATCGGGCTGGTGACCAACCCGGGCGCCGGGACCGACCTGACTCCCAAGGACGGCGCCAAGCCCGACCACGCGGGCTCCTGGCTGGACTTCCTCACCGGCATCGTGCCGACCGACGTCATCACCCCGTTCACCGAGCTGAACGTGTTGCAGATCGTCTTCATCGCCGCCGTCGCGGGCGTCGCCGCCCTCCAGCTCGGTGAGAAGGCCCAGCCGATCCTCACCCTGAGCCAGTCGGTGCTCGAACTGCTCCAGAAGGCCCTGTGGTGGGTCATCCGGCTCGCCCCGCTGGGCA
This genomic interval from Streptomyces asiaticus contains the following:
- a CDS encoding UdgX family uracil-DNA binding protein (This protein belongs to the uracil DNA glycosylase superfamily, members of which act in excision repair of DNA. However, it belongs more specifically to UdgX branch, whose founding member was found to bind uracil in DNA (where it does not belong), without cleaving it, appears to promote DNA repair by a pathway involving RecA, rather than base excision.); this encodes MAGTKSPEDAYTAAPFVPEGADLGALREAAAGCHGCPLHRDTTQTVFGAGDPDARVVLVGEQPGDQEDRQGKPFVGPAGKVLDRALDEAGIDPDETYITNAVKHFKFTHVPERGKRRIHKPPSLRELSACGPWLEAELELIEPEVVVALGATAGKALLGSSFRVTKQRGTRLEGDPSGPARGALIVPTIHPSAVLRADDREAVYEGLVADLRVAAEVLG
- the mqnE gene encoding aminofutalosine synthase MqnE, whose amino-acid sequence is MTGTTHDVGFKRELEQKVRAGERLSREDGIALYESDDLAWLGGLAHEVRTRKNGDVVHFNVNRHLNMTNVCTASCAYCSFQRKPGEKDAYTMRIEEAVRLAKAMENENLTELHIVNGLHPTLPWRYYPRSLKALKEALPQVSLKAFTATEIHHFEKISGMPASEILDELIDAGLESLTGGGAEIFDWEIRQHIVDHETHWEDWSRIHRLAHEKGLKTPCTMLYGHIEEPRHRVDHVLRLRELQDETGGFQVFIPLRYQHDFVDMKDGKIRNRLQARTTMATGAEALKTFAVSRLLFDNVPHVKVFWVMHGVQTAQLALNHGADDMDGSVVEYKITHDADDYGTPNKLTRDDLLDLIRDAGFRPVERNTRYEVIREFEGPDPARRETPQPMRV
- a CDS encoding DUF4229 domain-containing protein; protein product: MSFTPSAAFRYTLMRLGIFVGSFLAIWALVYFRVLPSGLGSSNLFWVMLLALVVSAPLSWIVLRKQRDALAVEVAEKVDRAKERLAANQSQEDGV
- a CDS encoding GNAT family N-acetyltransferase, with amino-acid sequence MPLRCELDPETTPELLDSVCALWADVSNAGGAVGFVPPVVKDDIRPELIKHLAAMTEGRTRLLLGRDEDGAVAATAFFTFNTHRLMRHWCWLYTVMVHPSHQGKGYGRALMAAAEDAARGMDGIRGIRLTCRGGTGADLFYERCGYKEVGRVPGAIKVADDDFRDDVTMWLPLN